Part of the Gemmatimonadaceae bacterium genome is shown below.
GCGAGGCGTTCACCATTCACGATCCTGCTCGTATCGGCGACGGCCTGTTCGTATTCCTCGGTAGCGACGACTCGACGCATGCGTACGCTGCTTGGGCTTACGACACGTCGGGCCGGAAGCTTCATACCTGGCGCATCGACTACCGCGCGCTCGACTCCGGCGGGCCGTCGAGCGGCACCGACATGCCGCACGCCTTTCAGGTGCTGCGCGACGGCTCCGTGATCGTCGGCTTCGACGGCGGCGACGTGATGGCGAGGATCGACGCCTGTGGCCACCCCATCTGGACCCGCGAGGGGATTTTCCATCACTCGATGACCGTCGCAGACGACGGCAGCATCTGGGTCTGGCGCGCGGAGGGCTCGCACTACGCGCAGTACCACTACTTGCTGAACTTCGACGCGGAGACCGGCGCCACGATCCGCGAGATCGGGCTCATCGAAGACATCATCCAGCGGCTCGGTCCGAACGCGTTCGTGTTAGGCATTCGCCCCGATTATCCGTTCCACCACCTCCACGCCGACCCGGAGGACCGCGATTCCGATTTCTTTCACCCGAACGACGTCGATGTGCTGAGCGCGGCTTTGGCACCGCAGTTTCCGATGTTCGAGGCGGGAGATTTGCTACTGAGCTTTCGCGAGCTCGACCTCGTGGCCGTCATCGATCCCGATACGTACGAGCTCAAATGGTGGAATGTCGGTCCGTGGATCAAGCAGCACGATCCGGATTTCCTGCCCGACGGCCGGATCTCGGTCTACAGCAACAACACGGGGCGCGGCCGCTCGGACATTCTGAAGATCGACCCGAAGACCAAGGCCGTCACCGACGACATGTACGGCGGAAAAGCGCGCTTCTATTCGGCGGAGATGGGCAGCCACCAGTATCAGCCCAACGGGAACGTGCTGATCACGGTGCCGGGGGAGGGCCGTGTGCTGCTCGTATCGGCCGCCGGCGACCCGATCATGGAGTTCAACAACGTGTCGTCGCAATCGGCGGCCCTCAACGAGCACGTCGAGAACGGCGCCTGGTTGCCGCCCGGGTTCTTCAGTTCCCTCC
Proteins encoded:
- a CDS encoding arylsulfotransferase family protein, coding for MNRSDRTAKRVQLASAAFIVAIGAFGYGVVVAHYQIWPFRLIQDSSYAVGSIVRAGEIVPRGRRIEPPKGAAREAFTIHDPARIGDGLFVFLGSDDSTHAYAAWAYDTSGRKLHTWRIDYRALDSGGPSSGTDMPHAFQVLRDGSVIVGFDGGDVMARIDACGHPIWTREGIFHHSMTVADDGSIWVWRAEGSHYAQYHYLLNFDAETGATIREIGLIEDIIQRLGPNAFVLGIRPDYPFHHLHADPEDRDSDFFHPNDVDVLSAALAPQFPMFEAGDLLLSFRELDLVAVIDPDTYELKWWNVGPWIKQHDPDFLPDGRISVYSNNTGRGRSDILKIDPKTKAVTDDMYGGKARFYSAEMGSHQYQPNGNVLITVPGEGRVLLVSAAGDPIMEFNNVSSQSAALNEHVENGAWLPPGFFSSLPECADPS